Proteins from a genomic interval of Caulobacter rhizosphaerae:
- a CDS encoding DUF1521 domain-containing protein has translation MTSINTALASAVNASLLTEIGAAMGQGLRTFGAMQFTLGLMAGGAFQAAPSQPKFTAAMPESGKAEIDLGDGNTLSINEASSEVVIRDADGNATRIWGDPHVSYNGKQVGDFWGTTTFVLENGTKITINTETSKWNNMTYAEQIVVTRGDQALVIDGVSEQTKGDLKVSLGGSGHALDAAHDDGLVIKENDGAGSGWTSSITGAAVGQADFNLTKPGAEGLREALEAFNSTLGLMLTGWLLGNLVKGDIDVAATVAAKPFAALPLVNAARF, from the coding sequence ATGACCAGCATCAACACGGCCTTGGCGAGCGCCGTGAACGCCAGCTTGCTGACGGAGATCGGGGCCGCGATGGGCCAGGGACTGCGGACGTTCGGGGCCATGCAGTTCACGCTCGGCCTGATGGCCGGCGGGGCCTTCCAGGCCGCGCCCAGCCAGCCGAAGTTCACCGCCGCCATGCCCGAAAGCGGCAAGGCCGAGATCGACCTGGGCGACGGCAACACCCTGTCGATCAACGAGGCCAGCTCGGAGGTCGTCATCCGCGACGCCGACGGCAACGCCACGCGCATCTGGGGCGATCCCCACGTCAGCTACAATGGCAAGCAGGTCGGAGACTTCTGGGGCACGACCACCTTCGTGCTCGAGAACGGCACCAAGATCACGATCAACACCGAAACCTCCAAGTGGAACAACATGACCTACGCCGAGCAGATCGTGGTCACGCGCGGCGACCAGGCCTTGGTGATCGACGGGGTCAGCGAGCAGACCAAGGGCGACCTGAAGGTCTCGCTGGGCGGTAGCGGCCATGCGCTCGACGCTGCCCATGACGACGGCCTGGTGATCAAGGAGAACGACGGCGCCGGCAGCGGCTGGACCAGCTCGATCACCGGCGCCGCCGTCGGCCAAGCCGACTTCAACCTGACCAAGCCGGGCGCCGAGGGCCTGCGCGAGGCTCTGGAAGCCTTCAATTCCACCCTCGGTCTGATGCTGACCGGCTGGCTGCTGGGCAATCTGGTCAAGGGCGACATCGACGTCGCCGCGACCGTGGCGGCGAAGCCCTTCGCGGCCCTGCCGCTGGTGAACGCGGCCCGGTTCTGA
- a CDS encoding hybrid sensor histidine kinase/response regulator produces the protein MLSRRLTDLAQADRFQLLVSAVKDYAIYLLDSEGRVATWNIGAQLFKGYTADEIVGRHFSTFYTDEDRAAGLPERALHTAATNGRFESEGWRVRKDGTRFWTHVVIDPVIEDGEVIGYAKITRDVSEQRAADRALYESEQRFRLLVQGVKDYAIYMLDPEGNITNWNAGAEAIKGYAADEIIGRHFSLFYTPEDREAGAPARALATALREGKFSGEAQRVRKNGERFWASVLIDPIHDETGKLLGFAKVTRDISEKRRAEEELERSREALVQAQKMEAIGRLTGGVAHDFNNLLTVIRASADFLRRPNVPEEKRTRYVEAIAETAERAATLTGQLLAFARRQPLQPEVFDVCTRLKGLHRIIGSMIGSSVTIQNDLPETEHLVEADPTQFDTAILNMVINARDAMPRGGTIRIGARIVGGVPAVRGHAAASGAFVAVDISDDGTGMSPETLQKIFEPFFTTKPVDKGTGLGLSQVYGFAKQSRGEIDVASQLDVGTTFTLYLPSAAGQVTTVPASTAQLADVSNIPRRRVLLVEDNEGVGKFAAGLLKELGQAVTWVGDGQAALKALNNDAEGFDLVFTDVVMPGINGLELAQLIQQQRPGLQIVLTSGYSHVIAEQGAQGFPLVRKPYSIDGLLAILASGRDESQSSAKRQAAER, from the coding sequence ATGCTTTCCCGTCGTTTGACCGACCTGGCTCAGGCCGACCGCTTCCAGCTGTTGGTCAGCGCGGTCAAGGACTACGCGATCTATCTGCTCGACAGCGAGGGGCGCGTCGCGACGTGGAACATCGGCGCCCAGCTGTTCAAGGGCTATACTGCCGACGAGATCGTCGGCCGGCATTTCTCGACCTTCTACACCGACGAGGACCGTGCGGCGGGACTGCCGGAGCGGGCCTTGCATACCGCGGCGACCAACGGCCGGTTCGAATCCGAAGGCTGGCGCGTGCGCAAGGACGGCACGCGCTTCTGGACGCACGTGGTGATCGATCCGGTGATCGAAGACGGCGAGGTGATCGGCTACGCCAAGATCACCCGCGACGTCTCCGAGCAGCGCGCGGCCGACCGGGCGCTGTACGAAAGCGAGCAGCGCTTTCGGCTCCTGGTGCAGGGCGTCAAGGACTACGCCATCTACATGCTCGATCCAGAGGGCAACATCACCAACTGGAACGCCGGCGCCGAGGCCATCAAGGGCTACGCCGCCGACGAGATCATCGGCCGACACTTTTCGCTGTTCTATACGCCGGAGGATCGTGAGGCCGGCGCGCCGGCCAGGGCCCTGGCCACGGCGCTCCGCGAGGGCAAGTTCTCTGGCGAGGCCCAGCGCGTCCGCAAGAACGGCGAACGGTTCTGGGCCAGCGTCCTGATCGATCCGATCCACGACGAGACCGGCAAGTTGCTGGGTTTCGCGAAGGTGACCCGCGACATTAGCGAAAAACGCCGCGCCGAGGAGGAGTTGGAGCGCTCGCGCGAAGCCCTGGTCCAGGCCCAGAAGATGGAAGCGATCGGGCGGCTGACCGGTGGTGTCGCGCACGACTTCAACAACCTGCTGACGGTGATCCGCGCCTCGGCCGACTTCCTGCGGCGGCCGAACGTGCCCGAGGAGAAGCGGACGCGTTATGTGGAGGCGATCGCCGAGACCGCCGAGCGGGCCGCGACCTTGACCGGGCAGCTTCTGGCCTTCGCCCGCCGCCAGCCGCTCCAGCCCGAGGTCTTCGACGTCTGCACCCGCCTGAAGGGCCTGCATCGAATCATCGGCAGCATGATCGGCTCGTCGGTGACCATCCAGAACGACCTGCCCGAGACCGAACACCTCGTCGAGGCCGACCCCACCCAGTTCGACACCGCGATCCTCAACATGGTCATCAACGCCCGGGACGCGATGCCGCGCGGCGGGACGATCCGGATCGGCGCGAGGATCGTCGGCGGCGTCCCGGCCGTCCGAGGCCACGCCGCCGCCAGCGGGGCCTTCGTCGCCGTCGACATCTCCGACGACGGCACGGGCATGTCGCCCGAGACGCTCCAGAAAATCTTCGAGCCGTTCTTCACCACCAAGCCGGTGGACAAGGGCACGGGCCTGGGCCTCAGCCAAGTCTACGGCTTCGCCAAGCAGTCACGGGGCGAAATCGACGTCGCCAGCCAGTTGGATGTCGGCACGACCTTCACCCTCTACCTGCCCAGCGCCGCCGGACAGGTCACGACCGTCCCGGCCTCCACCGCCCAGTTGGCGGACGTCTCGAACATCCCGCGCCGCCGGGTCCTGCTGGTCGAGGACAACGAGGGCGTCGGCAAGTTCGCGGCCGGTCTCCTCAAGGAGCTGGGCCAGGCGGTCACCTGGGTGGGCGACGGGCAGGCCGCGCTCAAGGCGCTGAACAACGACGCCGAGGGCTTCGACCTGGTGTTCACCGACGTGGTCATGCCCGGGATCAACGGGCTGGAGTTGGCCCAGCTGATCCAGCAGCAGCGCCCCGGCCTGCAGATCGTGCTGACCAGCGGCTACAGCCATGTGATCGCCGAACAGGGCGCCCAGGGCTTCCCGCTGGTGCGCAAGCCCTATTCGATCGACGGCCTGCTGGCGATCCTGGCCTCAGGGCGAGACGAGAGCCAGAGTTCGGCGAAACGACAAGCGGCCGAACGCTAG
- a CDS encoding pectate lyase family protein, whose product MLLGGALALPAFGAGAAAPKSRMFERLGWAGGTPGGDGGQVIRVSTLAGDGPGSFREAVRAKGPRTVVFDVAGVIDLGRRSIKVVEPFLTIAGETARSPGVALIRGGLAIETHDVIVRHLRVRAGRDGAASRSGWEVDGITCWKAHDVIVDHCSISWATDENLSASGPRFTGGEDPKGWREGTSHRITFSNNIVAEGLSNASHVKGEHSKGSLIHDNATQVLIVGNLYAHNRERNQLFKGAVEAVSVNNLVYDPGTRAMHYALNASEWVGHDWRTGRLALVGNVVKGGASTDPRLPFLIVEGQGDLDLYARDNQATYADGREMPPTRVLPTEPLPKIRLLDKPPIWPEGLRVIEARRVEARVLANAGARPWDRDAVDRRIVQDVRRGTGRVIDDENEVGGYPR is encoded by the coding sequence ATGCTGCTGGGAGGCGCCCTGGCCCTTCCGGCTTTCGGCGCGGGCGCCGCGGCGCCCAAGTCCCGGATGTTCGAACGCCTGGGCTGGGCGGGCGGCACGCCCGGCGGCGACGGCGGCCAGGTCATCCGGGTCTCCACCCTGGCCGGCGACGGGCCTGGATCTTTCCGCGAAGCGGTCAGGGCCAAGGGCCCGCGCACCGTCGTGTTCGACGTGGCCGGCGTCATCGACCTGGGGCGGCGCAGCATCAAGGTTGTCGAGCCCTTCCTGACCATCGCCGGCGAGACGGCGCGCTCGCCCGGCGTGGCCCTGATCCGGGGCGGCCTCGCCATCGAGACCCACGACGTCATCGTCCGCCATCTGCGGGTGCGGGCGGGCCGCGACGGCGCGGCCTCGCGCAGCGGCTGGGAGGTCGACGGAATCACCTGCTGGAAGGCCCACGACGTGATCGTCGACCACTGCTCGATCAGCTGGGCCACCGACGAGAACCTCTCGGCCTCGGGACCGCGTTTCACCGGCGGCGAAGATCCCAAGGGCTGGCGGGAAGGGACCTCGCACCGGATCACCTTCAGCAACAACATCGTCGCCGAGGGCCTGTCCAACGCCAGCCACGTGAAGGGCGAGCACTCCAAGGGCAGCCTGATCCACGACAACGCCACGCAGGTGCTGATCGTCGGTAACCTCTACGCCCACAACCGCGAGCGCAACCAGCTGTTCAAGGGCGCGGTCGAGGCCGTGTCGGTCAATAACCTGGTCTACGACCCGGGCACACGGGCCATGCATTATGCGCTGAACGCCTCTGAATGGGTGGGCCACGATTGGCGGACCGGGCGCCTGGCCCTGGTCGGCAACGTGGTCAAGGGCGGGGCCTCGACCGATCCGAGGCTGCCGTTCCTGATCGTCGAGGGGCAGGGCGACCTGGACCTTTATGCGCGCGACAACCAGGCGACCTATGCCGACGGCCGTGAGATGCCGCCGACCCGCGTTCTGCCCACCGAGCCCCTGCCGAAGATCCGGCTGCTTGACAAGCCGCCGATCTGGCCCGAGGGCCTGAGGGTCATCGAGGCGCGACGCGTCGAGGCCAGGGTGCTGGCCAACGCTGGCGCGCGGCCGTGGGACCGCGACGCCGTCGACCGCCGCATCGTCCAGGACGTGCGCCGCGGGACCGGCCGGGTGATCGATGACGAAAACGAGGTCGGCGGCTATCCGCGATAG